CCGAGAAGAAGATGTGCAGGTCGTTGGCGGGGGACCAGCCCGGGCCGATCGTCTTGGTGTACTCGTAGTAGTCGTTCTCGGTCGAGACGAGGCGCAGGTGGTACTGCAGCTGGCCGTTGCCGTAGTGCAGGCGGAAGGCGGTGGTGTCCAGGTCGCCGCCGTGGGCGAACATCTTCAGCTCGCGGTACTCGGCCAGGTTGATCGTCGTCACCAGCTGCTTGCGCACCCAGGCCGTGGCGCCGTAGGGCAGCCCTTGCAGCTCCAGCACCAGGCTTTGCTCGCGGGCCTCCACGCCCGTCACCAGATCCTTCTGCCCGGCCACGCCGGGCGGGCTGCGGTAGAAGTCGCTGTTGTCGTAGTTGTTGAGCACGGAGACGTCGTAGCCGGAGGTGTCGCTGTCGGCCACCACCGCCTTGCGCCATTCGTTGCCCACGATGTTGAGTTCGGCCAGGGTGACGCGCACGGGGCTGTTGAAACCCGTCAGCCAGAGCCGGATGCCGTTGACCAGGGTGAGTTGGGGGGTGCCCTGGGTGACGGCCCGCTCGTCCTTGAGCGGTATGCGCACGAAGACCCAGCTTGTGCGGCTGTTCTCGAAGACGTAGTCGGAATAGAGCGGATGGGCGGGGTTGAGCGGCACCTGGTATGAAAAATAGTTGTTGGCCGTGTCCAGGGTCAGGTTGCCGTTGCGGTCCTCCGTGTCCGGATAGATCTGGTCCGAATCCTGGCTGTTGCCCTCCCAGCCGTGGGACTTGTCCACCGGGCCGCCGCCCGTCTCGGCGCGGATCCAGTCGTCGTAGGACCAGGGCTCGTGGGGGTCGCGCACGCCATCGCCGTCCAGGTCCCACCAGTCGAAGATCGTCTCCAGGCTGGTGACGCCCCAGGCTCCCAACTGCGCCACCTGGTCCTCCACGGTGCCGCTCCAGGCAAAAAGCTCGTCGGGCAACGGCCAGGGTGGATCCCGTCCCTTCATGCGATCCAGGCCCAGGTCCTCGGAGCTTTGCAGCAGGAAGTCGTCGTCCGTGTCCTCCGTGTCCAGGGCGTTGTTGGGCAGCACGTCCTCGGAGATGACACCCAGATCCAGGTTGAGCGTGCCGCCGCGGTCGCCCTCCACCAGCAAGGTCAGCTCGATGAACTTCTTGTCGGAGAAGTCGTCGTAGGCGTTGCGGAAATCATAGGTGAGGCCGGCCCAGCTGTGGCGTCGGAACAAGGGCTCGCCGGCCAGGGTGGTGTCGGCCCCGCTGGCGTCCTGGCTGGCCAGGCGGAAGGGCTCGTACTCCAGGCGCAGGACACGCACCTCGTTGCTCACGCCCTCGCGGTTGCTCTCCTGATACTCGGGCCAGATCTCGCGGCTGGGCACCTTGACGCGGGGGTTGTACCAGCCCATCCAGCCGCGCAGGCCCAGCAGCTCGTGCTCGGGGCGGGCGGACATGAACCACTGGGTGTGGCCCATGGAGAGCGGGATCTCCTGCTTGCTGCTCTCGAAGTCGTCCACGTAGGCCACGCCCTTGTCGTCCCCCGTGGCCGGGTTGTTGGAGGGGTTGGGGTCGGGGATGACCATGGCGTACTCCGCCTCCAGGTTGAGCTGGCTGGGCTCGTCGGCCTCGATGAGGGGGAGGGCGTCCATCCATTGGGTCATGAAGCGGGGCTGGAAGACGAGGCGGGCGTTGAGATCAAGCACGACGTTCTTGATGGGCTCGTTGCCCAGGCGCACCTTGCGCTCGGCCGTCTCCTCGTTGAAGTAGATCCAGGCCGCGCCCAGCTTGCTCTTCTCGCGGCCCGTCTCCCACAGGTCCAGCTCCGCCGTCAGGCCGGCGAAGGTCTTCTTGCGCAGTTGGAAGAGCTGGGGTGTCTCGTAGTTCACCTGGATCTTCTGGTCCGCCGTGGTGTAGGCCGGGTTGATGATGCGGATGAGGCCGGCCTGCTCGTCCAGGGTGTAGTCCGTGTCCTTGAGCAGGCGCCGGTTGTTGGCGGTCACCGTCACGTTGGTGACGTTCCAGCCCAGGCTGATCACCTCCGTCCCCACCTTGGCCGTGGACTTCAGCCGGTAGCGTTGGTTGAGATCCAGCCAGCGGGCGTCCGGATTCTGGCGGAAGTACTGCCCGCGCAGATTGTAGAGCGTGTCCATCGCCGCGTCGTTGAAGGTCACCGCCTCGTCCAGCATGCCGCTGCCGGACTGGCTCTTGTTGGGGGCGATGCGGTAGCCGTTGTAGAGGGGGCCGTAGAGGGCGCCCAGCTCCGTGTTGCCCGGGTCGGCCTGCAGGACCAGACCCTCCGGCCGGTCGCCGAAGGGGTAGGGGCTGGGGAACCAGACATTGCCCGTCTTGCGGTCCACCCAGCGCTCGTCCACGCGGCGGTCGTTGCCGGGGGCGTTGCGCGACACGTCCAGCACGTCCAGATAGAGGACGGAGAGGTAGTCGGTGCCGTCCTGGGAAGTCTGGTCGCGGCCGCCCGAGACCACTCTGCCGATCTCGAGGGTGAACTGGGCGGGGTCCATCTCGGGTGTGCCCAGGCGGAAGACGTTGCGCAGCTGGAGGTCCCACCAGGGTTGGGCCTCCGGGTTGAAATGGTTGGGGAAGACGACGACCACGCTTTGGCCTTCCTCGGCGTTGAGGCGGCCCATGGCCAGGGTCTTGCCCTGGCTGGTGAACCATTGCTGCAACACGGCGGAGTTGTCCACCGTGTAGCCGATGGCGATGTAGCGGCCCTCCTGGATGCGGTTGAGGCGCAGGATGCCCAGGTCGGGGTCCAGGGTGAAAGGCTGGTTCGCGTCGGATGGATCCCAGGAAGTCTTCTTCATGCGGTAGAGGGAGCCGTCGTTGAGCACGTTGCCCGCCGGATCCACCAGGCGCAGGGGGATGCCCAGGGTGACGGTGGGCTCGAACTCGTAAAGGTCCAGGCTCCGGATTTGGGTGCCGGTGATGGTCACATGGTCCCAGCTCGCGTTGTAGACGCGGTACTGGTGGCGGTAGAACTCGTTGATGAAGAAGAGGCCGGTCACATGTTCGCCGGGGCCGGTCTCCAGCTCCTTTTCGGAGGCGGTGCCGGTGAAGGTTTGCTGCTTGCTCTCGTTCTTCTCCGTCGAGGCGATGCCCGTCACCCGCAGGGGGCCGAAGCGGTTGACCATCTTCAGTCCGAACAAGCCGCTGGACTGGTCGGAGAAACTGACGTACTTGGTCGAGGGCAGGCTGAGGCTGATATTGCCCGCCGAGATGCTCTCGATCACCTCCTCCGGCTCGCCCGTGTAGATGATGGAGAGGCTGTTCTCGAAGTCGAAGCTGCGTTCCGTGTTCTGGTCGATGTGCACGTCGACCTTTTCGCCGATCTTGCCCACCACCGTGAACTGCTGCTGCTGCTCCAGCCGGAAGTCGTTCTGGTTGTTGTTGAAGGCGCTGGCCGACTCCGATTCCCGCTTCTCGGCGCGGTAGGTGCCGCGCAGGCTGATGTTGCCGTGCACGTTGAGGCCGATGCGGCCGCTGCCGAAGATGCGGCGGAAGGTCTTGCTCTTGACCTTGAAGGGGATGTCGATTTCGATGTGGTCCTTGCCCGCCGCCTTGCCCTTCAAGGCGTTGTCCCCCAGACCCTTGCCCAGGGCTTGGGCGTTGGCGGCGGCGGTGCGGGCCAGCAGGTCGTCCTCCCCGTCGACCATGGCCATGCCCAGCCGCGAGCCGTCCCGGCCCACCGCCTGGTAGACGAGGCGTCCGTCCAGGGTGTCCACTTCCACCACGATCTGGGCTTCCCTGGGATAGAGGGAGAGGCGGAAATCCTCCTCCAGCTGTCGTCGGTAGGATGGCCGGTAGGGATCGAAGCGGGCCAGGCTGAGATCGGGACGAAGCCCGAAGGCGGGGGGAGTGGACGGATCGGCCCCCGCCGTCCGCGACGGCGGACTGCCAAGCAGGAAGATCACGACCAGGAGGGCCCGCGCCAGGGGCATGTGTCGTTGCAGCTTCAAGGGTCCCGCTTTGTTGCCGCCTGGCCGCCTGTCGGCGGGCTGGCCCGTTGACTGAATCACTCCACTGCAGATCCAGGTGCGATCGCCATCCTCCCGATTATCGACTGCGCGGGGGAATGTACTAAGCCACTGTGGGCAATGAGGCCGGCTCCCTGCCGGGGGGAGGACGACGGACCGGGGTTGGGCCGGGATGGAGATCGTCCGGGGTGGGGATCGTCCGACAGGCTGCTAGCAGCCTGTCGGGCTTGGGCCTTGGATGGGATTCGCGCCTAAATTGAGGCCGGTTTTTCGGAATTTTCGCAGGGCATACTGGTGGTCTGTTCAAGAAAATTGCGGAACATCCGGACCGATTGGGGCGATGAAGACCGCCAAGTGGCCAAGTCCGACAGGCTGCTAGGCTCAGGCCCCGACCCAGGCCTGGCTCTCCACCAGGCCGAGGCGCTCGTAGAGGTTGCCCAGCATGGACATGAACTCATCGCGGAAGCTGGGCATGCCGTCCAGGTCCCACAGCTCGAATTCGAAGTGGCCCAGGGCCTGGTACTCGAAATCACGCAGGAGGGCGGAGTCGGTCATGGGCAGGGCGCCCTGGCGGGACCCGCGCAGCCAGGCCAGCACCTTGCGCCGGTGCTCGCCGCGGAACTCCGGATGCATGACAATGCGCTCCGCCCAC
The DNA window shown above is from bacterium and carries:
- the sprA gene encoding cell surface protein SprA: MKLQRHMPLARALLVVIFLLGSPPSRTAGADPSTPPAFGLRPDLSLARFDPYRPSYRRQLEEDFRLSLYPREAQIVVEVDTLDGRLVYQAVGRDGSRLGMAMVDGEDDLLARTAAANAQALGKGLGDNALKGKAAGKDHIEIDIPFKVKSKTFRRIFGSGRIGLNVHGNISLRGTYRAEKRESESASAFNNNQNDFRLEQQQQFTVVGKIGEKVDVHIDQNTERSFDFENSLSIIYTGEPEEVIESISAGNISLSLPSTKYVSFSDQSSGLFGLKMVNRFGPLRVTGIASTEKNESKQQTFTGTASEKELETGPGEHVTGLFFINEFYRHQYRVYNASWDHVTITGTQIRSLDLYEFEPTVTLGIPLRLVDPAGNVLNDGSLYRMKKTSWDPSDANQPFTLDPDLGILRLNRIQEGRYIAIGYTVDNSAVLQQWFTSQGKTLAMGRLNAEEGQSVVVVFPNHFNPEAQPWWDLQLRNVFRLGTPEMDPAQFTLEIGRVVSGGRDQTSQDGTDYLSVLYLDVLDVSRNAPGNDRRVDERWVDRKTGNVWFPSPYPFGDRPEGLVLQADPGNTELGALYGPLYNGYRIAPNKSQSGSGMLDEAVTFNDAAMDTLYNLRGQYFRQNPDARWLDLNQRYRLKSTAKVGTEVISLGWNVTNVTVTANNRRLLKDTDYTLDEQAGLIRIINPAYTTADQKIQVNYETPQLFQLRKKTFAGLTAELDLWETGREKSKLGAAWIYFNEETAERKVRLGNEPIKNVVLDLNARLVFQPRFMTQWMDALPLIEADEPSQLNLEAEYAMVIPDPNPSNNPATGDDKGVAYVDDFESSKQEIPLSMGHTQWFMSARPEHELLGLRGWMGWYNPRVKVPSREIWPEYQESNREGVSNEVRVLRLEYEPFRLASQDASGADTTLAGEPLFRRHSWAGLTYDFRNAYDDFSDKKFIELTLLVEGDRGGTLNLDLGVISEDVLPNNALDTEDTDDDFLLQSSEDLGLDRMKGRDPPWPLPDELFAWSGTVEDQVAQLGAWGVTSLETIFDWWDLDGDGVRDPHEPWSYDDWIRAETGGGPVDKSHGWEGNSQDSDQIYPDTEDRNGNLTLDTANNYFSYQVPLNPAHPLYSDYVFENSRTSWVFVRIPLKDERAVTQGTPQLTLVNGIRLWLTGFNSPVRVTLAELNIVGNEWRKAVVADSDTSGYDVSVLNNYDNSDFYRSPPGVAGQKDLVTGVEAREQSLVLELQGLPYGATAWVRKQLVTTINLAEYRELKMFAHGGDLDTTAFRLHYGNGQLQYHLRLVSTENDYYEYTKTIGPGWSPANDLHIFFSEITGIDQFSGARRGREEPDKPVLLSDGGQMLVVGNPSITRVRSMLLGVTNHGAQPAWTQVWFNELRVSNVIKEISRAMRAEATAKFSDVLTLSSNFEQKDADYHTVKERAAREGSSTKRNASGSLSTNLGRLFPPSLGLNAALSINASNNLQVPKYYPNDDQLVDLDNRPQWVETYSRSRSASLSLKKTTAKGWWMQQTVDKAQLGTDISQTISRNVNTAADTATTQNARISYSNQFRWTHTLKPLAFAKEWPLLKKTAGLEIGYFPQNLSLGANTARRISHTWRRDLTQTHVETYTLSRNWSTAFKPLKTLTMNAQRSYNNNLKFRRHQARDPQTISLDNPNYPLAQDFRQRLEQWREQEASLFDGDHAISQTAGFNWTPKLVSWTTTNFGYNTTYNWSRDLVEPGRGVSLGNSGKFTADLKLEPDKLLRKFLWMSDATLNAAKKEADDRAAARLKKQQAAKKEREAKAEQKRAAREAAKAPPEPVEAEAGEDLEAGAEESPAEYPAEPSPPAPESPDPSLRPVPERMDLEPPARPSELDSLRRALEEGLFPVSGEALVDSLAVLDDGLRTPILTPTPLAGDSLFTMLPDSLLGQLAAADSLIKSTTRGNGLNGPGTPGEPKDTLKVKTPRPPSRLLLSTGRFLTGVWKRMGLAASKVEPVDIRFGRDGSRTDPGLAVYPWTPVSRRHAGLGYQLALDRDPDLDTLRILGMTFNNSRSFGYNYTLGTRVNLHKELPVRLGYDYTFSQQFANERENSRREAMAGWYDFDNDPVLGKGTLEKGDEVGGNPSLKTIPNYNLSLRRLNRVPFLGKTFKDLNLNHDYKGKLDVAYSPGAEGMYRSQLNYSRDFNPLAGFDFQLDKGWGGSASYKVGRRLKVNDPDGGNRSMSFDRTRGVTLSAQKLLKGGFQLPGFKSRFKNDTTLRLTYDNSKTLQLNSTAETGGEERRLVWNTPINKSTWSLALSTDYKFSRNVTGGGSWKYGVERSGTANDKKSYMEFQLNCRIEVRSR